One Pyrus communis chromosome 4, drPyrComm1.1, whole genome shotgun sequence genomic region harbors:
- the LOC137731652 gene encoding delta(24)-sterol reductase, whose amino-acid sequence MSDLETPLRPKRKTAVVDFLVQFRWIVVIFVVLPISFTMYFLTYLGDIRSEMKSYKRRQKEHDENVQKVVKRLKDRNPSKDGLVCTARKPWIAVGMRNVDYKRARHFEVDLSAFRNVLEIDQERMIAKVEPLVNMGQITRVTVPLNLALAVVAEFDDLTVGGLINGYGIEGSSHIYGLFSDTVVAYEIVLADGRVVRATRDNEYSDLFYAIPWSQGTLGLLVSAEIKLIPIKEYMRLTYKPVVGNLKEIAQAYSDSFAPRDGDQDNPEKVPDFVETMIYTPTEAVCMTGRYASKEEAKKKGNVINEVGWWFKPWFYQHAEKALKKGEFVEYIPTRDYYHRHTRSIYWEGKLILPFADQWWFRFLLGWMMPPKISLLKATQGEAIRNYYHDNHVIQDMLVPLYKVGDALEWVHHEMEVYPIWLCPHRMYKNPIKTMIYTEPGFEQHRRQGDTHYSQMYTDVGVYYAPGPVLRGEVFDGAEAVRRMENWLIENHGFQPQYAVSELNEKNFWRMFDAGHYENCRRKYGAVGTFMSVYYKSKKGRKTEKEVQEAEQAILETPIAEVDEPVDY is encoded by the exons ATGTCGGATCTTGAAACCCCACTGCGTCCAAAGAGGAAGACGGCCGTGGTGGACTTTCTTGTTCAATTCCGATGGATTGTTGTTATCTTTGTTGTGCTTCCCATCTCCTTCACTATGTACTTTCTCACGTACCTCGGGGATATAAGATCTGAGATGAAGTCCTACAAGAGGCGTCAAAAGGAACATGATGAAAATGTTCAGAAGGTCGTAAAACGGCTCAAAGACAGGAACCCCTCAAAGGATGGGCTTGTTTGCACAGCACGAAAACCATGGATAGCTGTTGGAATGAGGAATGTTGACTACAAGCGAGCTCGTCATTTTGAGGTTGATTTGTCTGCATTCCGAAATGTCCTTGAAATTGATCAAGAGAGAATGATTGCGAAAGTTGAGCCCTTAGTCAACATGGGGCAGATAACCAGGGTAACTGTTCCATTGAATCTCGCCCTTGCCGTGGTTGCTGAGTTTGATGATCTTACTGTTGGTGGTCTCATTAATGGCTATGGAATTGAAGGAAGCTCTCACATCTATGGACTTTTCTCTGATACAGTTGTGGCCTATGAGATTGTTCTTGCAGATGGCCGAGTTGTCAGAGCCACCAGGGATAATGAGTACTCTGATCTTTTCTATGCTATTCCGTGGTCTCAGGGAACATTGGGGCTTCTTGTCTCTGCTGAGATCAAGCTGATACCCATCAAGGAATACATGAGGCTGACATACAAACCCGTGGTGGGAAATCTGAAAGAGATTGCACAGGCATACAGTGATTCTTTTGCTCCGAGAGATGGAGATCAGGACAACCCCGAAAAGGTTCCAGACTTTGTTGAAACCATGATTTATACCCCAACGGAAGCTGTGTGCATGACGGGTAGATATGCttcaaaagaagaagcaaagaaGAAGGGGAATGTGATTAACGAAGTTGGGTGGTGGTTTAAACCCTGGTTCTATCAGCATGCCGAGAAAGCACTGAAGAAAGGGGAGTTTGTAGAATACATCCCGACAAGGGACTACTACCACAGGCACACTCGGAGTATTTATTGGGAGGGAAAGCTTATCCTTCCATTTGCTGATCAGTGGTGGTTCAGATTTTTGTTAGGCTGGATGATGCCACCCAAGATTTCTCTGCTCAAGGCTACTCAAGGTGAAGCCATTAGAAACTATTACCATGACAATCACGTCATTCAAGACATGCTCGTTCCTCTTTACAAGGTCGGGGATGCTTTAGAATGGGTTCACCATGAGATGGAG GTGTACCCCATCTGGCTCTGCCCTCACAGAATGTACAAGAATCCCATCAAGACAATGATATACACCGAACCAGGCTTTGAGCAACACCGCAGGCAGGGAGACACGCATTACTCTCAGATGTACACAGATGTTGGTGTCTACTATGCACCAGGCCCCGTCCTGAGGGGTGAGGTTTTTGATGGTGCAGAAGCAGTCCGACGGATGGAGAATTGGCTGATTGAGAATCATGGTTTCCAGCCTCAGTATGCTGTGTCCGAGCTGAACGAGAAGAACTTCTGGAGGATGTTTGATGCAGGGCATTACGAGAACTGCAGGAGGAAGTATGGTGCTGTGGGAACATTCATGAGTGTGTACTACAAGTCCAAGAAGGGAAGGAAGACTGAGAAGGAGGTGCAGGAAGCTGAGCAAGCCATCCTTGAGACTCCTATCGCCGAGGTTGATGAGCCGGTGGACtactga